Proteins from a single region of Sesamum indicum cultivar Zhongzhi No. 13 linkage group LG5, S_indicum_v1.0, whole genome shotgun sequence:
- the LOC105162742 gene encoding uncharacterized protein LOC105162742, with the protein MEECYQLKDEIGLIRQGYFKELVMKCRAEETVARRSRSKSPDRRQDKGKGVVKEANLGGNAPVKGIIYTIVGGPEGGDSRRARKRQSRNVQHDQLIASIEPDEEITFGDKDVAGGVRSQNDPMVIKLDIANFTVRKVLIDNGSSADIILWDVLVKMGLENTKLESVRTPLVGFGGTEIVPLGTLDLPVSMGEDPRRKTLMIKFIVVDTPFAYNVIFGRPGLNAFRAIVSTYHLKVKFPTRAGIGEVICDPEEARKCYNLSLKKGEGTDKRRKLDVIEGGSQISDGKIERI; encoded by the coding sequence ATGGAGGAGTGCTATCAATTGAAAGATGAGATTGGGCTAATAAGACAAGGGTATTTTAAAGAGCTAGTAATGAAATGTCGAGCAGAAGAAACTGTTGCTCGCAGAAGCCGGTCCAAAAGCCCCGATCGAAGACAAGATAAAGGAAAAGGAGTGGTGAAAGAAGCTAATTTGGGGGGAAATGCGCCTGTAAAAGGCATCATTTATACCATTGTAGGAGGACCCGAAGGGGGAGATTCGAGAAGGGCAAGAAAGCGGCAGAGTAGAAATGTTCAGCATGATCAGTTGATCGCGAGTATTGAGCCAGATGAGGAGATCACATTCGGGGACAAAGATGTGGCAGGAGGAGTTAGGTCGCAGAACGATCCCATGGTGATCAAACTCGACATAGCCAATTTTACTGTCCGGAAAGTTCTGATTGATAATGGAAGTTCAGCAGATATCATCCTTTGGGATGTTCTTGTTAAAATGGGGTTAGAAAATACGAAGTTAGAATCAGTAAGGACCCCATTAGTTGGATTTGGTGGTACTGAGATTGTCCCATTAGGAACACTTGATTTACCCGTGTCTATGGGAGAAGACCCTCGAAGGAAAACGTTGATGATCAAATTCATAGTCGTAGACACACCCTTTGCTTATAATGTAATCTTTGGAAGACCTGGGCTGAATGCATTCCGAGCTATAGTGTCTACATACCATCTGAAAGTAAAATTTCCAACCAGAGCAGGAATAGGGGAGGTGATTTGCGATCCCGAGGAAGCGcgtaaatgttataatttatccctGAAAAAGGGTGAAGGCACGGATAAAAGGAGGAAATTAGATGTGATCGAAGGGGGAAGCCAAATATCTGACGGAAAGATCGAAAGAATTTGA